A stretch of the Elephas maximus indicus isolate mEleMax1 chromosome 3, mEleMax1 primary haplotype, whole genome shotgun sequence genome encodes the following:
- the LOC126071172 gene encoding olfactory receptor 18-like, with protein MRPACDTFPPAARPCNQEWMKSLITQKGDYLGRPWQAPKMVQMYLEKAKKATGREFFVVVKSCLCYLEPQNLTDVSEFLLLGISEDPRQQPLLFGMFLSMYLVTMAGNLFIILDVISDPHLHTPMYFLLSNLSLADIGCTSTTVPKVLVNTHTHQRDISYAGCLIQLSFLYFFAYLDSLLLTVMAYDWFVAICHPLHYPVIMNPHLCGLLVLVSIFISFFDSQLHCMMVSQLTFCTDVEIPSFCCDPPQLFNLACPDASTNTILIYSVSAIFGGVPISGILFSYIRIVSSILRVPSSGGKSKAFFTCGSHLSVICLFYGTGVGVYLSSAVSPSLRMSTVASVMFTVVIPMLNPFIYSLRNTDIKRALQRLLNRIS; from the exons ATGAGACCTGCCTGCGACACCTTCCCCCCCGCCGCCCGCCCCTGCAACCAAGAGTGGATGAAAAGCCTTATTACTCAAAAAGGAGACTATCTAGGGAGACCTTGGCAGGCTCCCAAGATGGTCCAAATGTAtcttgaaaaagcaaagaaagcgACTGGCagggaattttttgttgttgttaagag CTGTCTCTGCTACCTGGAACCACAGAATCTTACAGATGTCTCTGAATTCCTCCTGCTGGGCATTTCGGAGGATCCAAGACAGCAGCCCCTCCTCTTTGGAATGTTCTTGTCCATGTACCTGGTCACAATGGCTGGGAACCTATTTATTATCCTGGACGTGATCTCCGACCCCcatctccacacccccatgtacttcctcctctccaacctgtccttAGCTGACATTGGCTGTACCTCCACCACAGTCCCAAAGGTGCTTGTGAATACTCACACACACCAAAGAGACATCTCTTATGCAGGCTGTCTGATTCAgttgtcttttttatatttttttgcatATCTAGACAGTCTACTCCTgacagtgatggcctatgactgGTTTGTGGCCATTTGTCATCCCCTGCACTACCCAGTCATCATGAACCCCCATCTATGTGGCTTGCTGGTTCTGGTGTCAATTTTCATCAGCTTTTTTGACTCCCAGCTACACTGCATGATGGTGTCACAACTTACCTTCTGCACAGATGTGGAAATCCCTAGTTTCTGCTGTGACCCTCCTCAACTTTTCAACCTTGCCTGTCCTGACGCCTCCACCAATACCATATTGATATATTCAGTTAGCGCCATCTTTGGTGGTGTTCCAATCTCAGGGATTCTTTTCTCTTATATTCGAATTGTTTCCTCCATTCTGAGAGTCCCATCATCCGGTGGAAAGTCTAAAGCTTTTTTCACTTGTGGCTCTCACCTGTCAgtcatttgcttattttatggaaCAGGTGTTGGAGTATACCTGAGCTCAGCTGTCTCACCTTCTCTCAGGATGAGTACAGTGGCCTCAGTGATGTTCACTGTTGTcatccccatgctgaaccccttcatctacagcctgaggaatacAGACATCAAGAGAGCCCTGCAGAGACTCCTCAACAGAATATCTTAA